The following proteins come from a genomic window of Candidatus Woesearchaeota archaeon:
- the lspA gene encoding signal peptidase II → MKKILKENKKSINPLIFFLIPVLIILFDQFTKFLIKNYLALGQSFPLIKNTVYFTYIQNTGAGFGLFRSFNSVLIWVSVIIIGIILYYYGEIIKNKITTTAFALVLGGAAGNLIDRIFLGYVVDFIDFRFWPAFNVADSAVTIGVIILIIYFLKKK, encoded by the coding sequence ATAAACCCTCTGATATTTTTTTTAATACCTGTTTTAATTATTCTTTTTGACCAATTCACAAAATTCTTGATTAAAAATTATTTGGCATTAGGCCAGTCTTTTCCTTTGATCAAAAACACCGTCTATTTCACTTATATCCAAAACACCGGCGCAGGGTTCGGGCTGTTCAGAAGTTTTAATTCTGTTTTGATCTGGGTCTCTGTAATTATAATCGGCATTATTCTGTATTATTATGGTGAAATTATAAAAAACAAAATAACCACAACAGCATTTGCACTGGTTTTAGGCGGCGCAGCCGGCAACTTAATTGACAGGATATTTTTGGGCTATGTTGTTGATTTCATTGACTTCAGATTCTGGCCTGCCTTTAATGTTGCGGATTCTGCTGTTACAATAGGTGTCATTATCTTAATAATTTATTTTTTAAAGAAAAAATAA
- a CDS encoding HAD-IA family hydrolase gives MTKHYKAIFFDAARTLIEPFPSAGHIYSEVAESYSVYAVPEKIGIAFKEEFSIRKQSFYKNNFKTSEEIEKNWWHDLVYAVFKRFDQDFVDRSHFEGFFNELFNTFAEPKRWKLYDDVKPTLTELKKKGKILGIVSNFDSRLLALYHGKGLNKYFDFVTISAKIGVYKPGRGIFRNAIKKSGVHTNSILHIGDSLKDDGEGARNAGIDFRLLVRPSDDGAITVSHDGVQTISSLNDILEI, from the coding sequence ATGACAAAACATTACAAAGCAATCTTCTTTGACGCCGCCAGGACGCTTATTGAGCCGTTTCCTTCAGCAGGCCATATATACTCTGAAGTTGCTGAAAGTTATTCTGTTTATGCTGTTCCTGAAAAGATAGGCATTGCATTCAAGGAGGAATTTTCAATCAGAAAGCAATCCTTCTACAAAAACAATTTCAAGACATCAGAAGAGATAGAAAAGAATTGGTGGCATGATCTTGTCTATGCTGTTTTCAAAAGGTTTGATCAGGACTTTGTTGACCGCAGTCATTTTGAAGGATTCTTTAACGAGCTCTTCAACACATTTGCTGAGCCTAAACGCTGGAAGCTCTATGATGATGTTAAGCCAACTCTGACTGAACTTAAGAAGAAAGGCAAAATATTGGGGATAGTTTCAAATTTTGACTCAAGGCTATTGGCATTATATCATGGCAAAGGCCTGAACAAATACTTTGATTTTGTAACAATATCCGCTAAAATCGGGGTGTACAAGCCAGGAAGGGGGATATTCAGGAATGCAATAAAAAAATCCGGAGTCCATACTAACTCAATCCTGCATATAGGCGACAGCCTTAAAGATGACGGGGAAGGCGCCAGAAATGCAGGAATAGATTTTCGACTCTTAGTCCGACCATCTGATGACGGCGCAATAACTGTGTCTCATGACGGCGTGCAGACTATTTCATCATTAAACGATATTTTAGAGATATAA